A region from the Planctomycetia bacterium genome encodes:
- a CDS encoding IS5 family transposase, which yields MVATAPRARASRHVRRRAIVGRRNVRGREKRGGCVGKTKRGKGTKIMLLSDGRGLPWGAHVTSASPHEITLIEPLLERRRLRRLPTRLIYDRAADGDPLRERLMKRGIRLICPHRVNRIKPPLQDGRALRRYRHRWKIERSISWLQNFRRLVTRYEHHENLFLGFVQLACLVITLRRF from the coding sequence TTGGTCGCAACTGCTCCGCGCGCTCGAGCGTCGCGGCACGTTCGACGCCGAGCAATCGTTGGCCGACGGAACGTTCGCGGCCGCGAAAAAAGGGGCGGCTGCGTAGGGAAGACCAAGCGCGGCAAGGGGACGAAGATCATGCTCTTGTCCGACGGACGAGGGCTTCCCTGGGGCGCGCACGTCACGAGCGCGAGCCCGCACGAGATCACGCTGATCGAGCCCCTCTTGGAGCGCCGCCGCTTGCGCCGCTTGCCGACGCGTTTGATCTACGATCGCGCGGCCGACGGCGATCCGCTCCGCGAACGCCTCATGAAGCGCGGCATCCGGCTCATCTGTCCGCATCGCGTGAACCGCATCAAGCCCCCGCTGCAGGACGGCCGCGCGCTGCGCCGCTACCGACACCGCTGGAAGATCGAACGGTCGATCTCCTGGCTGCAGAACTTCCGGCGACTGGTCACACGCTACGAACATCACGAAAATCTGTTCCTCGGATTCGTTCAACTCGCCTGCCTCGTCATCACCCTCAGACGGTTTTGA